The following proteins come from a genomic window of Burkholderia stabilis:
- a CDS encoding DUF2059 domain-containing protein encodes MQKQFKQLVLLAALVPTFAMAQALSNSAPAPAAAAAPIDADKKAAIKDLLDAIDAPKLVSAIGNSAEMQAKQLVPAILSDALSENKTLNDKQKQAAVPTLQKNAVPKLVDGAGKVFGTQQFQNDAMSAQYDAYAKYYSTSEIKDLTTFYKSPTGRKFIQVQDQVGRDVVNGLMQKYMPQAIQATRTQADKEVAAVKPGK; translated from the coding sequence ATGCAAAAGCAATTCAAGCAACTGGTCCTGCTGGCCGCACTGGTGCCGACGTTCGCGATGGCGCAAGCGCTGTCGAATTCCGCACCGGCGCCTGCCGCGGCAGCTGCGCCGATCGACGCCGACAAGAAGGCGGCGATCAAGGATCTGCTCGACGCGATCGACGCGCCGAAGCTCGTGTCGGCTATCGGCAACAGCGCCGAAATGCAGGCCAAGCAGCTCGTGCCGGCGATCCTGTCGGACGCGCTGTCGGAAAACAAGACGCTGAACGACAAGCAGAAGCAAGCTGCCGTTCCGACGCTGCAGAAGAACGCGGTGCCGAAGCTGGTCGACGGCGCGGGCAAGGTGTTCGGCACGCAGCAATTCCAGAACGACGCGATGTCGGCTCAGTACGACGCGTACGCGAAGTACTACAGCACGTCGGAGATCAAGGATCTGACGACGTTCTACAAGAGCCCGACGGGCCGCAAGTTCATCCAGGTTCAGGATCAAGTCGGCCGCGACGTGGTCAACGGCCTGATGCAGAAGTACATGCCGCAAGCGATCCAGGCGACGCGCACGCAGGCTGACAAGGAAGTCGCAGCAGTCAAGCCGGGCAAGTAA